A genome region from Setaria italica strain Yugu1 chromosome III, Setaria_italica_v2.0, whole genome shotgun sequence includes the following:
- the LOC101771321 gene encoding uncharacterized protein LOC101771321 codes for MADQDAAEAAWPPWTSLLLRALSRRRTWVALFLAVYAALLSSSWSLLASVRAWYYSASSAAAATTAASSSALPAWPAALYASVMYGAVFGLLSMGAALAVAAPAMLVTWITVLVLLAFAGRPRRSLVAEGRRATRDIAGLALRVLLREGNAVAALCAAASFAALLLGRRDDDDSP; via the coding sequence ATGGCGGATCaggacgcggcggaggcggcgtggccCCCTTGGACCTCCCTCCTGCTGCGGGCGCTGAGCCGGCGGCGGACCTGGGTGGCGCTCTTCCTCGCCGTGTACGCCGCGCTGCTCTCCTCGTCCTGGAGCCTGCTGGCCTCCGTCCGCGCCTGGTACTActcggcctcctccgccgccgccgccaccacagccGCCTCGTCCTCGGCGCTCCCGGCGTGGCCCGCGGCGCTGTACGCGTCGGTGATGTACGGCGCCGTGTTCGGGCTGCTCTCCATGGGCGCCGCGCTGGCCGTGGCGGCGCCCGCGATGCTGGTGACGTGGATCACCGTGCTGGTGCTGCTGGCGTTCGCGGGCCGGCCCCGGCGGTCCCTCGTCGCGGAGGGCCGCCGCGCCACGCGGGACATCGCGGGGCTCGCGCTCCGCGTGCTGCTGCGCGAGGGcaacgccgtcgccgcgctctgCGCCGCCGCGAGCTTCGCGGctctcctcctcggccgccgcgacgacgacgacagccCCTGA